The Arachis duranensis cultivar V14167 chromosome 2, aradu.V14167.gnm2.J7QH, whole genome shotgun sequence genome has a window encoding:
- the LOC107473290 gene encoding WRKY DNA-binding transcription factor 70-like produces the protein MKMIMEDDDIISREDGIKAIIEEELVRGRDFANQLRQRIVTNKEDDDSADHQRLLSNVLTSFANTLSLLNKYPIHPNPIHLHQSSASSSSSHNSDILIMQMLHPQIHPCLLTYDNHICKTPPPADTRGSYRRKRNIETWKKETENEREEDGHQWRKYGQKAIQNEKYTRNYFRCTHKYEQGCQATKYVQRIQEKPPLYRATYHGRHTCTNTDTTNNHVLIMEELDHPTSSSSSSIFLSFDNSFPNPPTNPFLSPSSSSLFPSTAPPLPPMMIMEEDRQVLPSTTSTHPVLDDSSRHHVVPILSSSEDNNICWDDMMIAAMSQVLYGSVDEG, from the exons ATGAAAATGATTATGGAGGATGATGATATTATTAGCAGGGAGGATGGTATCAAGGCAATAATCGAGGAGGAGCTTGTGAGAGGGCGTGACTTTGCCAATCAGCTAAGACAACGTATCGTCACCAATAAAGAAGATGATGACTCAGCTGATCATCAACGGCTTCTCAGTAACGTCCTCACCTCCTTCGCCAACACCCTCTCTCTCTTGAATAAATATCCCATACATCCAAATCCAATTCATCTTCACCAATCTTctgcttcttcctcttcttcccaTAATAGTGATATTCTCATCATGCAAATGCTGCACCCGCAGATCCACCCTTGCTTGCTTACATATGACAACCACATTTGCAAGACCCCGCCGCCGGCGGACACAAGAGGCTCTTATCGGAGAAA AAGAAACATAGAGACATGGAAGAAGGAGACGGAGAATGAAAGAGAGGAGGATGGGCATCAATGGAGGAAGTACGGACAGAAGGCAATCCAGAATGAGAAATACACAAGGAACTACTTCCGATGCACTCACAAGTACGAACAGGGATGCCAAGCAACCAAGTATGTTCAGAGAATTCAAGAGAAGCCTCCATTGTACAGGGCCACCTATCATGGCCGCCACACCTGCACCAACACAGACACTACTAATAACCACGTACTCATCATGGAGGAATTAGATCACCCtacttcctcctcctcctcctccataTTCCTCAGCTTTGACAACTCCTTCCCTAATCCACCAACCAATCCCTTTCtttcaccatcttcttcttcgctTTTCCCCTCAACAGCACCGCCGCTACCTCCGATGATGATAATGGAAGAGGATCGGCAAGTTCTTCCCTCAACTACTTCAACCCACCCCGTTTTGGATGATTCGTCAAGGCATCATGTGGTTCCTATATTATCATCGTCAGAAGATAATAATATTTGCTGGGATGATATGATGATAGCTGCCATGTCTCAAGTGTTATACGGTTCTGTTGATGAGGGATGA